A single region of the Rhipicephalus microplus isolate Deutch F79 chromosome 10, USDA_Rmic, whole genome shotgun sequence genome encodes:
- the LOC142774519 gene encoding uncharacterized protein LOC142774519, with product MTGCCVPMCTNNSRNGWKLYHFPTEPKRRLLWMVKIKRDKWQPTKSSCVCSAHFEASHFEQHRADQWIKLKPNAVPTVFPFRGLPPQRKAPKDRAGPAVLPDACQETRGDNSTAINCTPLTSAQANLNSRTDSLGAQQPQSCNSQTPDSVPHIMEREEVVISADAPDGARENKQLNKQLSDMGRKYTQLHQVHRKATSTIQALKKQVKKLETKMELFGQRLKFLNDDQLQALGRQSNKGSTWSAETIKQALQIKFSCGKTGYQTLRNLGYPLPSGKTLARRLQGLKFLPGILTEVIDVLKIKAENMQDIEKDCALFLDEMEIARGYELDRAEDVVLGGQTMPENPDEPAHHALVFMVGGLNTRWKQVIAYHFTGSHVEGSILKDYVMKIVQLCAEISLRIRVVTCDMGASNRAMWRELGFSSHRNSITVCSVPHPCLEDKELFFTADAAHVLKNVKSQLLSSEVFFLSDATVCQHNLPSKEVNVDHVRSVIKYDAERELKVAPRLSELHISRGHFTKMKVGVAVRFFREAPAAIRYLIKEDAIEPEAETTAWFLELVFNWYTLMSSRHPSVALSLRDMRRYHESIELLNSALEVFQGMKMGSKAQWKPSQAGLLITTKVVLRLQDILLRSEGYEFFLTSRILQDCLENLFSVVRIRKPVPNAYDLKCALKLVCVSQFLHAPGTSSYEVDDAKYLADMLAKGKQEHGEVEADVIDDSEILFIEELQENECNILFYIGGFLLKGMLSVVAGCGHCNSALLGSTESEHATLTILKEYRSEGGNLTYPSKDVLLTLKSCEEHFRGIISWSEGLLRLRSPLKAVTDYLNEMVRPCVKTCSEHSDAVAKLLIANYARLRLRVHLRHVSSNGVNEHGSKTCAGVSLP from the exons ATGACTGGGTGCTGCGTGCCCATGTGCACGAACAACTCCAGAAATGGTTGGAAACTCTACCATTTTCCGACAGAGCCCAAAAGAAGGCTGCTATGGATGGTGAAGATTAAGCGAGACAAGTGGCAGCCTACGAAGTCCTCGTGTGTATGCAGT GCACATTTTGAAGCAAGCCATTTCGAGCAGCACCGAGCTGACCAGTGGATAAAACTGAAGCCGAACGCTGTGCCAACGGTGTTCCCTTTCAGGG gcttgcctccacaAAGGAAGGCGCCAAAGGACAGGGCAGGACCTGCTGTGTTGCCTGATGCATGCCAAGAAACACGCGGTGACAACTCTACGGCCATTAATTGTACGCCACTCACAAGTGCACAGGCGAATTTAAATTCACGCACAGACAGTCTTGGCGCACAGCAACCGCAAAGCTGCAATTCTCAGACGCCTGATTCAGTACCGCACATTATGGAAAGGGAAGAAGTTGTGATCTCGGCCGATGCACCTGACGGGGCACGTGAAAACAAGCAGTTAAATAAGCAGCTCTCCGATATGGGCAGAAAATACACTCAGCTACATCAAGTCCATCGGAAAGCCACCTCAACCATTCAAGCActaaaaaaacaggtgaaaaaattGGAAACCAAAATGGAATTATTCGGACAGCGTTTGAAATTCCTCAATGATGACCAGCTGCAGGCTCTTGGGCGCCAGAGTAATAAGGGAAGCACTTGGTCTGCAGAAACAATCAAGCAGGCGCTTCAGATTAAGTTTTCCTGTGGAAAAACTGGTTACCAGACACTAAGAAATCTGGGCTACCCCTTGCCATCCGGAAAAACCCTTGCACGTCGCCTTCAGGGCCTCAAGTTTCTTCCCGGAATTTTGACGGAAGTCATCGATGTTCTCAAAATCAAAGCAGAGAACATGCAAGACATTGAAAAAGACTGTGCTTTGTTCTTGGATGAAATGGAGATTGCTCGCGGGTACGAGCTCGATCGCGCTGAGGATGTGGTGTTGGGGGGGCAAACTATGCCAGAAAATCCAGACGAACCTGCACATCACGCACTAGTGTTCATGGTAGGAGGCCTGAATACGAGATGGAAGCAAGTGATTGCCTACCACTTCACCGGAAGTCATGTAGAGGGTAGTATCCTCAAGGACTACGTCATGAAGATAGTGCAGCTCTGCGCGGAAATCTCTTTAAGAATCCGTGTCGTCACTTGCGACATGGGGGCTTCTAATCGGGCTATGTGGCGCGAGCTCGGATTCTCCAGCCACAGGAATTCCATTACTGTATGTTCAGTGCCTCACCCCTGTCTGGAAGacaaagaattgtttttcacagcaGATGCTGCACACGTGCTGAAGAATGTCAAGTCACAGTTGCTTTCATCGGAAGTATTCTTTCTGAGTGATGCAACAGTATGCCAGCACAATCTGCCATCAAAAGAAGTGAACGTGGACCATGTGCGCAGTGTAATTAAGTATGATGCTGAACGAGAGCTGAAAGTCGCCCCGAGGCTCTCAGAGTTACACATTTCGCGAGGCCATTTCACAAAAATGAAAGTGGGAGTTGCTGTCCGCTTCTTCAGGGAAGCTCCTGCAGCGATTCGGTACCTAATTAAAGAGGACGCGATAGAGCCGGAGGCAGAGACAACAGCTTGGTTTCTAGAATTAGTATTCAACTGGTACACGCTAATGTCTTCCCGCCACCCatcagttgctctcagccttcgaGACATGCGGAGGTACCACGAATCAATTGAGCTACTGAACTCGGCCCTCGAAGTTTTTCAAGGAATGAAGATGGGAAGCAAGGCACAGTGGAAGCCTTCGCAAGCAGGTTTACTAATAACAACAAAAGTCGTTCTTCGTCTACAAGACATTCTCTTGCGCAGTGAAGGATACGAATTCTTCCTCACGAGCAGAATCTTGCAAGACTGCCTCGAAAATTTGTTTTCGGTGGTGCGCATCAGGAAGCCTGTTCCTAACGCATATGACTTAAAGTGTGCCCTGAAGCTTGTGTGCGTGAGTCAGTTCCTTCATGCACCCGGAACGTCAAGCTACGAAGTCGACGATGCTAAGTACCTCGCCGACATGCTTGCAAAAGGCAAACAAGAGCACGGGGAGGTGGAAGCTGATGTCATTGATGACTCGGAAATTTTGTTCattgaagaacttcaagaaaacgaATGCAACATCCTTTTCTACATCGGCGGCTTCCTTTTAAAAGGTATGCTGAGTGTTGTAGCGGGATGCGGGCATTGTAATTCTGCCTTGTTAGGCTCAACTGAAAGCGAGCACGCAACTCTGACTATTCTGAAGGAGTACAGGAGTGAAGGTGGCAACCTCACATATCCCAGCAAGGATGTTTTGCTGACACTCAAGTCGTGTGAAGAGCATTTCAGGGGCATCATAAGTTGGAGTGAGGGCTTGCTGCGCTTAAGGTCCCCGTTGAAGGCCGTGACCGATTATTTGAACGAGATGGTGCGCCCTTGCGTAAAGACTTGCTCCGAGCACAGTGACGCCGTAGCAAAACTCCTTATTGCGAATTATGCAAGACTGAGGCTTCGCGTGCATTTGCGCCACGTTAGTTCAAACGGCGTCAATGAACACGGAAGCAAGACGTGCGCTGGGGTAAGCCTTCCGTGA